From the Leucobacter tenebrionis genome, one window contains:
- a CDS encoding ABC transporter permease, with the protein MTATHTEAIATAATSGSEGPVKPKRSMKRYFAIDGWGALVLPLLLFLVVVFLVPLVAMLVKSFTDPEPGLDNYRAVFAEPLYMKVIFNTFYVATLVTLVTLLLAYPYAYLMTLVKPFWRTVMMVIMLIPFWTSVLVRSFALIVLMRDTGVMNTLLIDTGITDEPITMLRTFGGVVFGMVQVSLPFAVLPMYATMSGIDKRLSLAAQNLGARPSGAFWRVFVPLSVPGVAAGLLLTFIQALGYYITPALLGGPQNTMIGELIVQQVSAVLRYGFAAALATMLLLLTLALLGLASKFLNLEKALMRRS; encoded by the coding sequence ATGACTGCCACGCATACGGAGGCGATCGCCACAGCTGCGACGTCCGGCTCCGAGGGGCCTGTGAAACCGAAGCGGTCGATGAAGCGCTACTTCGCGATCGACGGCTGGGGCGCCCTGGTGCTGCCGCTCCTGCTGTTCCTGGTCGTGGTCTTCCTGGTGCCGCTCGTGGCGATGCTGGTGAAGAGCTTCACCGATCCCGAACCGGGCCTCGACAACTATCGCGCCGTCTTCGCCGAGCCGCTGTATATGAAGGTGATCTTCAACACCTTCTACGTGGCGACCCTGGTGACCCTGGTCACGCTGCTGCTCGCCTACCCGTACGCCTACCTCATGACGCTGGTGAAGCCGTTCTGGCGCACGGTGATGATGGTGATCATGCTGATCCCGTTCTGGACCAGCGTTCTGGTGCGCAGCTTCGCCCTGATCGTGCTGATGCGCGATACGGGCGTGATGAACACCCTGCTCATCGACACCGGGATCACGGACGAGCCGATCACCATGCTGCGCACCTTCGGCGGCGTCGTCTTCGGCATGGTGCAGGTCTCGCTGCCGTTCGCGGTGCTGCCGATGTACGCGACGATGAGCGGCATCGACAAGCGCCTCAGCCTGGCGGCGCAGAATCTGGGTGCCCGTCCCTCGGGTGCGTTCTGGCGGGTGTTCGTGCCGCTCAGCGTGCCGGGCGTGGCCGCCGGGCTGCTGCTGACCTTCATCCAGGCGCTGGGCTACTACATCACCCCGGCGCTGCTGGGCGGCCCGCAGAACACCATGATCGGTGAGCTGATCGTGCAGCAGGTCTCCGCAGTGCTCAGGTACGGCTTCGCGGCGGCCCTCGCGACGATGCTGCTGCTGCTCACGCTGGCGCTGCTGGGGCTGGCGAGCAAGTTCCTGAACCTCGAGAAGGCACTGATGAGGAGATCCTGA
- a CDS encoding ABC transporter permease, with translation MTKILTRTLLGLLAVAIAVYLLMPVLVIIPMSWSESPYLAFPPEGFTTQWYERFFSDMAWMSALGNSLTVGLLSALLSVVLGTLAALALVRGRFPFRGLIMGVLLAPMIVPFVIVGLAVYITFLSLGLTQTTLGFVLVHTCLGVPYVMINVVASLSSVDRRLEMAAMNLGAGPVETFFRITLPLIFPGMFAGALFAFITSWDEVVVAIFLSGPEITTLPVKMWSGIRVQIDPTIAAISTLSLVVILAAFGCQGLVKMFSSASERRRRKRIAQLQEEVA, from the coding sequence ATGACGAAGATTCTCACGCGCACCCTTCTCGGCCTGCTCGCGGTCGCGATCGCCGTCTACCTGCTGATGCCGGTGCTGGTGATCATCCCGATGTCGTGGTCCGAGAGCCCCTACCTGGCGTTCCCGCCCGAGGGATTCACCACGCAGTGGTACGAGCGATTCTTCTCTGATATGGCCTGGATGAGCGCCCTCGGCAACAGCCTGACCGTCGGTCTGCTGTCGGCCCTGCTCTCAGTCGTGCTGGGCACGCTCGCGGCTCTCGCCCTGGTGCGGGGCAGGTTCCCCTTCCGCGGCCTCATCATGGGGGTGCTGCTCGCGCCGATGATCGTGCCGTTCGTGATCGTGGGCCTCGCCGTCTACATCACATTCCTGAGCCTCGGGCTGACGCAGACGACCCTCGGTTTCGTGCTCGTGCACACCTGCCTCGGCGTGCCGTACGTGATGATCAACGTCGTGGCCTCGCTGAGCTCGGTGGACCGCCGACTCGAGATGGCCGCGATGAACCTGGGCGCGGGACCCGTGGAGACGTTCTTCCGCATCACGCTGCCGTTGATCTTCCCGGGCATGTTCGCGGGCGCGCTGTTCGCGTTCATCACGAGCTGGGACGAGGTCGTGGTCGCGATCTTCCTCTCGGGCCCCGAGATCACGACGCTGCCGGTGAAGATGTGGTCGGGCATCCGCGTGCAGATCGATCCGACGATCGCGGCCATCTCCACGCTCTCCCTCGTCGTGATCCTGGCCGCCTTCGGCTGCCAGGGTCTGGTCAAAATGTTCTCTTCCGCTTCCGAGCGTCGTCGCCGTAAGCGTATTGCCCAACTGCAGGAGGAAGTCGCATGA
- a CDS encoding thiamine pyrophosphate-binding protein: MSSEAGMGGYSVPETERERALAAGIDPRNTGLAVMQTLRGYGIDAVFGIPGTHNLEFYRHLPRLGIRAVTSRHEQGAGYAADAWAQRTGLPGVVITTSGPGLLNALSSVGTAYCESRPLIVLSPGAPRGMEGSSIGMLHETKDQLGAARAIADRAVRVASAEEAVEAVHEAFAVLRSGRPRPVYIEVPLDLLEESTDISIESLGPREAPPAPQPVSADIEAAARLLAEAERPAILAGSGARSGREALQTIAELLGAPVVTSSNGKGVVAESHPLVIGAELRLKAAVDVLNEADALLVVGSKVAVGEFAAGEFAPTGRVIRIDIDESQGRNNLAAERVLIGDSGEVLPSLLDALRALGPAGESSNERAPWISVDEVRAACLAESDGYGPGVGAVAARIAAALPEGAILTGDSSQICYSGMAGHFRAEGPAECINMITYATLGYGLPAAIGAKIADPDRPVVCVTGDGALMFSVQELQTAAEQHLDLTVICVDNGGYGEIEQNEQDRGIEPIAVRLSQPDWPTVARAFRGRGFAVESAGELEERIAEAVEHPGVSLVHVPMGLFE, translated from the coding sequence ATGAGCAGCGAAGCAGGCATGGGCGGATACTCGGTGCCCGAGACGGAACGCGAGCGGGCGCTCGCGGCGGGAATCGATCCCCGGAACACCGGTCTCGCCGTCATGCAGACCCTGCGCGGATACGGGATCGATGCGGTCTTCGGCATTCCGGGCACGCACAATCTCGAGTTCTATCGCCACCTGCCGCGATTGGGCATCCGCGCCGTGACCTCGCGTCACGAGCAGGGCGCCGGCTACGCCGCAGATGCATGGGCGCAGCGCACCGGGCTGCCCGGGGTCGTCATCACGACCTCGGGGCCCGGACTGCTGAACGCGCTGTCGTCGGTGGGCACGGCCTACTGCGAATCGCGCCCGCTGATCGTGCTGTCGCCCGGTGCGCCGCGCGGGATGGAGGGCAGCTCCATCGGCATGCTGCACGAGACGAAGGATCAGCTGGGAGCCGCGCGCGCCATTGCCGACCGGGCCGTGCGCGTCGCCAGCGCCGAGGAGGCCGTCGAGGCCGTGCACGAGGCATTCGCCGTGCTGCGCTCCGGCCGGCCGCGGCCCGTGTACATCGAGGTGCCGCTCGACCTGCTCGAGGAGTCCACGGATATCTCGATCGAGTCGCTGGGTCCGCGCGAGGCGCCGCCGGCCCCGCAGCCGGTTAGCGCGGATATCGAGGCAGCGGCCCGGCTCCTCGCCGAGGCCGAGCGGCCGGCGATACTCGCGGGATCGGGCGCGCGCTCGGGCCGTGAGGCGCTGCAGACCATCGCCGAACTGCTGGGTGCGCCCGTGGTCACCAGCTCGAACGGCAAGGGGGTCGTCGCAGAGTCGCATCCGCTCGTCATCGGAGCCGAGCTGCGGCTGAAAGCCGCGGTGGACGTGCTCAACGAGGCCGATGCGCTCCTCGTCGTCGGTTCGAAAGTCGCCGTCGGCGAGTTCGCCGCGGGTGAGTTCGCGCCGACGGGGCGCGTGATCCGGATCGACATCGATGAGTCCCAGGGGCGCAACAATCTGGCAGCGGAGCGGGTGCTCATCGGAGACAGCGGCGAGGTGCTGCCGAGCCTGCTCGACGCATTGCGGGCGCTCGGCCCGGCGGGGGAGTCTTCGAATGAGCGTGCGCCCTGGATCTCGGTCGACGAGGTGCGCGCCGCGTGTCTCGCGGAATCGGACGGATACGGGCCCGGGGTCGGCGCGGTGGCGGCCCGCATCGCAGCTGCGCTGCCCGAGGGTGCGATCCTCACCGGTGACTCGTCTCAGATCTGCTACTCGGGCATGGCCGGCCACTTCCGGGCAGAGGGGCCGGCTGAGTGCATCAACATGATCACCTACGCCACCCTCGGCTACGGCCTGCCGGCGGCGATCGGAGCGAAGATCGCCGACCCGGATCGCCCCGTCGTCTGCGTCACGGGCGACGGGGCGCTCATGTTCTCGGTGCAGGAACTGCAGACCGCCGCCGAGCAGCACCTCGATCTCACCGTGATCTGCGTCGACAACGGGGGCTACGGAGAGATCGAGCAGAACGAGCAGGATCGCGGCATCGAGCCGATAGCAGTCCGCCTGAGTCAGCCCGACTGGCCGACGGTCGCGCGGGCGTTCCGCGGGCGCGGCTTCGCCGTCGAGTCCGCTGGTGAACTCGAGGAGCGGATCGCCGAGGCGGTCGAGCACCCGGGGGTCTCGCTCGTGCACGTGCCGATGGGGCTGTTCGAATAG
- a CDS encoding ABC transporter substrate-binding protein, producing MKKRLVTAFAGVSAAALMLTACTNGGGGVSEDTLTMVDWGGETQRVAMEQLYQPWAEENGVTMKEDQPTDYAKLDAMVDAGKVNWGTVEVEPNFTDSACANGTLEKLGKEVLDAAAENGVDPELVSDCGIPILQYAFTIGYNTEKFADGHPTTWEEFFDTEKFPGKRGFWKYATGGIFEAALLADGVAPEDLYPLDLDRAFAKLDTIKDDIVWYDTGDQQTQLVASGEAPLVQAWNGRIFKAQSEGEPVANEYGENLGTYEQIVIPKGYANKDLAQDWMVWFLGATEAQAEYSRQTGYGPATPATLEELSADEQSELANSPENIEQRSAMIDYGYWAENYSEVTERLNVWMAG from the coding sequence ATGAAGAAGAGACTGGTCACCGCATTCGCCGGAGTGAGCGCCGCAGCTCTGATGCTGACGGCCTGCACCAACGGCGGGGGCGGCGTGAGCGAGGACACCCTGACGATGGTCGACTGGGGCGGAGAGACTCAGCGCGTGGCGATGGAGCAGCTCTACCAGCCGTGGGCCGAGGAGAACGGCGTTACGATGAAAGAGGACCAGCCCACCGATTACGCGAAACTCGACGCGATGGTCGACGCCGGCAAGGTCAACTGGGGGACCGTGGAGGTGGAGCCCAACTTCACGGACTCCGCTTGCGCGAACGGCACGCTCGAGAAACTCGGAAAGGAAGTGCTCGACGCGGCGGCCGAGAACGGCGTGGACCCCGAGCTGGTGAGCGATTGCGGGATTCCGATTCTGCAGTATGCGTTCACGATCGGGTATAACACGGAGAAGTTCGCTGATGGGCACCCGACGACGTGGGAGGAGTTCTTCGATACGGAGAAGTTCCCGGGGAAGCGGGGGTTCTGGAAGTATGCGACGGGCGGGATCTTCGAGGCGGCGTTGCTCGCGGATGGTGTGGCGCCGGAGGATCTGTATCCGCTGGATCTGGATCGCGCGTTCGCGAAGTTGGACACGATCAAGGATGACATCGTGTGGTACGACACGGGTGACCAGCAGACGCAGCTGGTCGCGAGCGGCGAGGCGCCCCTGGTGCAGGCCTGGAACGGCCGCATCTTCAAAGCTCAGAGTGAGGGCGAGCCGGTCGCCAACGAGTACGGTGAGAACCTCGGCACCTACGAGCAGATCGTGATTCCGAAGGGCTATGCGAACAAGGACCTGGCGCAGGACTGGATGGTGTGGTTCCTGGGCGCCACGGAAGCGCAGGCGGAGTACTCGCGTCAGACCGGCTACGGGCCCGCGACCCCTGCCACGCTCGAGGAGCTCAGCGCTGACGAGCAGAGCGAACTCGCGAACAGCCCTGAGAACATCGAGCAGCGCTCGGCCATGATCGACTACGGCTACTGGGCCGAGAACTACAGCGAAGTCACCGAGCGTCTGAACGTCTGGATGGCCGGGTGA
- a CDS encoding TetR/AcrR family transcriptional regulator yields the protein MNRSTEQRFSFEVEGEAVAGQARGAERREDILAATVELVGERGHQAVRVADVARQLSVSAGLIIYHFGTKGELLAASFAFAAERDLEVARGIAERETGALRRLVAIVDWYLPTDASLRSWRLWLDGWAASQFEPSLAEVIRGFDAAWRDLMTCALRACAEGGAAEIDDPEEAAVQLMSFLNGMAVMSVTAPEWAEVSDTTARVRGFLARQFGVSSEGPSV from the coding sequence GAGGTGGAGGGGGAGGCCGTGGCCGGTCAGGCGCGTGGGGCGGAGCGCCGGGAGGACATTCTCGCGGCGACGGTGGAGCTGGTGGGAGAGCGCGGACACCAGGCCGTGCGCGTCGCCGACGTGGCGCGGCAGCTCTCGGTCAGCGCCGGGCTCATCATCTATCACTTCGGCACGAAGGGGGAGCTGCTCGCGGCCTCGTTCGCCTTCGCCGCGGAGCGAGACCTCGAGGTGGCGCGGGGGATCGCCGAGCGCGAGACGGGCGCGCTGCGGCGCCTGGTGGCGATCGTCGATTGGTATCTGCCGACGGACGCGAGCTTGCGCAGCTGGCGGTTGTGGCTGGACGGCTGGGCGGCGAGTCAGTTCGAGCCTTCGCTCGCCGAGGTGATCCGCGGGTTCGACGCCGCGTGGCGGGACCTGATGACGTGCGCGCTGCGGGCGTGCGCGGAGGGCGGCGCGGCGGAGATCGACGACCCGGAGGAGGCTGCCGTGCAGCTGATGTCGTTCCTCAACGGCATGGCTGTGATGAGTGTCACTGCGCCCGAGTGGGCCGAGGTCTCGGATACGACCGCGCGGGTGCGCGGGTTCCTGGCGCGTCAGTTCGGCGTTTCGTCGGAGGGGCCATCCGTGTGA
- a CDS encoding ABC transporter ATP-binding protein, whose amino-acid sequence MTAQPTYTQQLSTIGEQAGAAIRVSDVVKTYGDVTVLDRVSLDINAGEFITLLGASGSGKSTLLNILSGFTKADGGRLEVDGEDITRRPPHKRGLGMVFQHYALFPHMNIFDNVAFGLRRQKRPKGEVQQRVTDVLRMIQMEHLADRKPDQLSGGQQQRVALARGIVFEPRVLLMDEPLGALDKLLREEMQLEIRRIHQELGITFIFVTHDQHEALTMSDRIALLKHGRIEQLGTPKELYDAPNSRYVAEFIGESNLFEGRVADGAFIDAGGNRFGIPAGQGELLMVRPEHVRVAASPDGLQNAVPVRVFNTVYLGSDVVVYGRAESGQAIVARTPVSHGAAVPLEGDRAVMTWTTEDSRLVPDSESAPRA is encoded by the coding sequence ATGACTGCTCAGCCCACCTACACTCAGCAGCTCTCCACGATCGGGGAGCAGGCGGGCGCGGCGATCCGCGTCTCCGATGTCGTGAAGACCTACGGCGACGTGACCGTGCTCGACCGGGTCAGCCTCGATATCAACGCCGGGGAGTTCATCACGCTGCTCGGGGCGAGCGGCTCGGGCAAGTCCACGCTGCTCAACATCCTGTCGGGCTTCACGAAGGCGGACGGCGGGCGGCTCGAGGTCGACGGAGAGGACATCACGCGCCGGCCGCCGCACAAGCGCGGTCTCGGCATGGTGTTCCAGCACTACGCCCTGTTCCCGCACATGAACATCTTCGACAACGTCGCGTTCGGCCTGCGCCGCCAGAAGCGGCCCAAGGGCGAGGTGCAGCAGCGGGTGACCGACGTGCTGCGCATGATCCAGATGGAGCACCTCGCCGACCGCAAGCCCGACCAGCTCTCGGGCGGTCAGCAGCAGCGCGTCGCACTCGCCCGCGGCATCGTCTTCGAGCCGCGCGTGCTGCTCATGGACGAGCCGCTCGGCGCGCTCGACAAGCTGCTGCGCGAGGAGATGCAGCTCGAGATCCGCAGGATCCATCAGGAGCTCGGCATCACCTTCATCTTCGTCACTCACGATCAGCACGAGGCGCTGACGATGTCGGATCGCATCGCCCTGCTCAAGCACGGCAGGATCGAGCAGCTCGGCACCCCGAAGGAGCTCTACGATGCTCCGAACTCGCGATACGTGGCGGAGTTCATCGGGGAGTCGAACCTGTTCGAGGGGCGCGTCGCGGACGGGGCGTTCATCGATGCGGGCGGTAATCGGTTCGGCATCCCGGCCGGTCAGGGCGAGCTGCTGATGGTGCGCCCCGAGCACGTGCGCGTCGCGGCCAGCCCGGATGGGCTGCAGAACGCCGTGCCCGTGCGGGTGTTCAACACGGTCTATCTCGGCAGCGACGTGGTGGTGTACGGGCGCGCGGAGTCGGGGCAGGCCATCGTTGCGCGCACCCCGGTCTCGCACGGCGCGGCGGTGCCCCTCGAGGGCGACCGGGCCGTCATGACCTGGACCACCGAGGACAGCCGGCTCGTGCCCGACTCGGAATCCGCTCCGCGCGCGTAG
- a CDS encoding Glu/Leu/Phe/Val dehydrogenase dimerization domain-containing protein — MSVKTVDERPSFMEITWHDSRSPAVGYVVIDRLLRGVSSGGLRMRAGCTLDEVRGLAKAMTKKEAVHLSEGLSYVPVGGAKGGIDFDPRDPDAAGVLERFLDSLAPILRSYWAVGEDLGVRQDVIDEIFERRGWDSAVAPVRRLLGDDAAVEASDARVAKAFEVTVDGIAQDELVGGYGVAVAALTAMRLRGLAPDSVRAVVQGLGSMGGATARFLSRAGVKIVGVVDAAGAVTDESGLDVEALLAARDRFGTVDRERLPEGAVALPGDEWLKIDCELLVPAAISNCITVDNCGDVAARLIVEAANLPVTPEAEARLAARGVEVIPDFIANSGTNAWWWWVLFGDVDGSWEQSRRMLDERLDELTEEALAAADAAGITPREAALGLVGERLARIEIDES; from the coding sequence ATGAGTGTGAAGACCGTCGACGAGCGGCCGTCGTTCATGGAGATCACCTGGCATGACAGCCGCTCGCCTGCAGTGGGGTACGTCGTGATTGACCGGCTGCTGCGCGGCGTGTCGAGCGGCGGTCTGCGCATGCGCGCCGGATGCACCCTGGACGAGGTGCGCGGCCTCGCGAAGGCCATGACCAAGAAGGAAGCGGTGCACCTGAGCGAGGGCTTGAGCTATGTGCCCGTCGGCGGAGCGAAGGGCGGCATCGACTTCGATCCCCGCGATCCCGATGCGGCGGGCGTGCTCGAGCGATTCCTCGACAGCCTCGCCCCGATCCTGCGCAGCTACTGGGCGGTCGGAGAGGATCTCGGAGTGCGCCAGGACGTCATCGACGAGATCTTCGAGCGGCGGGGCTGGGACAGCGCCGTCGCTCCCGTGCGTCGGCTGCTCGGCGACGATGCGGCGGTGGAGGCCTCAGACGCGCGGGTGGCGAAGGCCTTCGAGGTCACGGTCGACGGCATCGCGCAGGACGAGCTCGTGGGCGGGTACGGCGTCGCCGTCGCAGCTCTGACGGCGATGCGGCTGCGGGGCCTCGCTCCGGATAGCGTGCGCGCGGTGGTGCAGGGACTCGGCTCGATGGGCGGCGCCACCGCCCGCTTCCTATCGCGAGCCGGCGTGAAGATCGTCGGCGTCGTCGATGCGGCCGGCGCGGTCACCGACGAGAGCGGGCTCGACGTCGAGGCGCTGCTGGCGGCCCGGGATCGCTTCGGCACGGTGGACCGCGAACGGCTCCCCGAGGGTGCGGTCGCGCTGCCCGGCGACGAATGGCTGAAGATCGACTGCGAACTGCTCGTGCCCGCCGCGATCTCCAACTGCATCACCGTCGACAACTGCGGCGATGTCGCAGCGCGGCTGATCGTCGAAGCGGCGAATCTGCCGGTGACCCCCGAAGCCGAGGCGCGGCTCGCGGCTCGCGGCGTCGAGGTGATCCCAGACTTCATCGCCAACTCCGGCACGAACGCCTGGTGGTGGTGGGTGCTGTTCGGAGACGTCGACGGGAGTTGGGAGCAGTCGCGGAGGATGCTCGACGAGCGACTGGACGAACTCACCGAGGAGGCGCTCGCCGCGGCCGATGCCGCGGGCATCACGCCGCGCGAGGCGGCCCTCGGCCTGGTGGGCGAACGACTGGCCCGGATCGAAATCGACGAGAGCTGA
- a CDS encoding NAD(P)H-dependent flavin oxidoreductase: MPFRTRFTETFGIEHPIVCGGMTAVGRAPLIAAVANAGALGFLSALTQPTPEELTQEIARTRELTDKPFGVNLTMLPTINPVPYDEYADAIVQAGVPFVETAGNNPEPFLPAFKAGGVKVIHKAVTVRHALKAQSIGVDAVSIDGFECAGHPGQDDIGGLVLIPAAADKLDIPIIASGGIADARGLVAALALGADAVNMGTRFVATTESPVHENIKRQIVENTERSTNVVFRKFRNSARVAKNAVSDEIIEIEQREGTTFADIAHLASGARGRERALGNGEVDGGVWWAGQTQGLIGDVPSTSELIERVVSESESIVRSRLAGLLT; the protein is encoded by the coding sequence ATGCCTTTCCGCACCCGCTTCACCGAAACCTTCGGCATCGAGCACCCCATCGTCTGCGGCGGCATGACGGCCGTGGGGCGCGCGCCCCTCATCGCCGCCGTCGCGAACGCGGGCGCGCTCGGCTTCCTGTCGGCCCTCACCCAGCCGACGCCCGAGGAGCTCACTCAGGAGATCGCGCGCACACGCGAACTCACCGACAAGCCCTTCGGCGTGAATCTGACCATGCTGCCCACCATCAACCCGGTCCCCTACGACGAGTACGCCGACGCGATCGTGCAGGCCGGTGTGCCGTTCGTGGAGACCGCGGGCAACAACCCCGAGCCCTTCCTCCCCGCGTTCAAGGCCGGCGGGGTCAAGGTGATCCACAAGGCTGTCACCGTGCGTCATGCTCTGAAGGCCCAGTCGATCGGCGTCGACGCCGTATCGATCGACGGCTTCGAGTGCGCCGGCCATCCGGGCCAGGACGACATTGGCGGGCTCGTGCTGATCCCTGCCGCCGCAGACAAGCTCGATATCCCGATCATCGCCTCGGGCGGCATCGCCGACGCGCGAGGCCTCGTCGCGGCGCTCGCCCTCGGCGCCGACGCGGTCAACATGGGCACGCGCTTCGTCGCCACCACAGAGTCTCCGGTGCACGAGAACATCAAGCGGCAGATCGTCGAGAACACCGAGCGCTCCACCAACGTGGTGTTCCGCAAGTTCCGCAATTCGGCCCGCGTCGCGAAGAACGCGGTCTCAGACGAGATCATCGAGATCGAGCAGCGCGAGGGCACCACCTTCGCAGACATCGCCCACCTCGCATCGGGGGCGCGGGGCCGCGAGCGAGCCCTCGGCAACGGCGAGGTCGACGGCGGCGTGTGGTGGGCCGGGCAGACCCAGGGGCTCATCGGCGACGTGCCGAGCACGTCGGAGCTCATCGAGCGGGTGGTGAGCGAGAGCGAATCGATCGTGCGGTCGCGCCTCGCGGGCCTGCTCACCTGA